CTCAGTCAGATAAAGATTATCTGGAACAACTGAAACTTAATAAATAGCTGTCAATATATATTGCTTTACACAGTGAAATATGATATTATTTTAAAAGTGTGAATCACACATAAATCACTATGATCCGCTGAGCAAAGACTTAAGAACATAGGCAGAAGGAGAAGGTAAAATGAATAACAAATTAATCGAAGCAGTAACAAAAGAACAATTACGTACAGACATTCCTGCATTCCGTCCTGGTGACACTTTAAAAGTGCACGTACGTATCGTTGAGGGATCTCGCGAACGTATCCAGGTTTACGAAGGTGTAGTAATTAAACGTCGTGGTGGCGGAATTTCTGAAACTTTCACAGTTCGTAAAATTTCATACGGTGTTGGTGTTGAACGTACATTCCCTGTACACACACCTAAAATCGAGAAAATTGAAGTATTACGTCGTGGTAAAGTACGTCGTGCTAAATTGTACTACTTACGTAGCTTACGTGGTAAAGCTGCACGTATTAAAGAAATTCGCTAATATTAGACAAACAGAGAGGCTGGGACAGAAGTGTTCTGCCACAAGCAAAAACCGAACAAAACTAATAAATCGTTCTTTGATTTATAGTTTTTGTTCGGTTTTTGTCGTAGGGGCAACTTCTGTTCCGCCGTTTAAGCTGTTAAACAGAAGAGGGCTAGAGACTTATGTCTCTAGCCCTCTTCTGTTTAAATAACGAATATATAAGAAGGTAAGAAGCATGCCTATAACAGAAATTATCTGCATTAGATGGAAATATGGCGGTGTATATTTAATCGTAATATGTTTTGCATCAGCATCAACCTTGACGGCCGTCATCAAGTAATTCCCTTCAGATATCTGTGCATCTTTACCATCAACTTTAGCAGTCATGCCCTCTAAAAATGGAACGGGTATAACCACATAGCCTGCTTTATGCTTTGCGAGTGTAATCTCCATCTTGTCTTTGTTCTTCTTAAATAGGTGGGTATTTGTATTTTTTGAAGCATCTTTAAGATGTTGATAATCCTCACCATATATTCCAAGCAATTTATAGTCATAAGTACCTGTCTTTAATTTTAGGTCGATAAGATCTGTCGCTTTGATCTTTAGCGTGATTACAGGATTAAATCGTCTGTAATCATCATTCAAAGGTTTTCTTGATTGGTAAATTTCATTGATCCATACATAATGATAATCTGTTGCTGTCTTTGATTCAATGCTTAAAGTTACATATAAGTCCTTGTATCTATTGATCTTCTTTTTATCAAGTTTATAAGTAATGCCGCCATTTTCCTGATTAACAATAAGCTCATTTCCTTTTAGTGTTGCATTACGTAATTCAGGTTTAGCATCTTTGAGTAAGTTTCTTTGAGGTTTAATCTTACTGTTTCCTTTATCATCGAGCACAACACCATTCAGCATCGCATGCTCTCTGTCTATAGGTTGTTTTAGATCCTTTTTATTATAGACTTTGTTGGTAACACGGACGAATGGGAGTTTATTTGTATTATTATAGACATAATACTTTTGAGACAGATCGTTCTCAGCGTAGAGATTACCACGTTCATAGCCATATGGAATGGTCATCGATTCATTGACTCTGACAATCTGATTGACATTAAATAAACTATTTAAGTTAGCGCGTTCACCGAGACGATAGTAAATAGAATTACTATCTGTATCCATCGTAATATTCAGATCCTTATCATAAAACTGATAAATATCTTTGTTAAAGATGCTTGAATATAATTTTATCCCATTATACTGCATCAACATCGGTGTATTGTGTGTAATAGACGTTTGCCAGTCTATACGGTCGCCCGGTTTTTGTACTGCTTTAATTTCATCGATAATTCTGTTTTGAATCGGTGATTGATAAGCTTTACTTGTAATATATTCGATATTTCGTTCCTTTTCAGGATGCAGCGTATCAATCTGTTCGGTCATATATTCATAGACAAAGAAATTGGTCATAATAAAAATGACGGCGTGCGTGAGTATATAGAGATATCTTTTTTCGTTATAGATATAAAATCCGATCAGAATACAGAATATCGGAATGTAGATCAGCCAGATCAGAAACTTCTCGTGACCAATCGCTGAAATTGGATAGATGAACAGGGCAGGTATTAAAGATATTAGAAATGACTTCATATTAAGTTCACTCAATTTATCGAGATAGAGTGCTGCTAGTACGGAAGTCGTAAATACGAGCAGATAAATCCATCTTCTCTGGTCAATTGAGAACCCATTAAAGAAACTATCGAAATATGGGCTTAATGAGCCGAGCATAAAGATAATTGAAAGTATCGCGTAAAGTCTATAGTCATAATGCTTATACAATACAAATGTTGCAAGTGCGATAACTGCGACTGCTGTAATAACGACATAATAGCCGTCATAAAATAAATTATAGAATCCGACCATATCAATAATAGGATTAAGTTTAAATGGTGGTAATGTACGGTCGTTCATCAAGTAGCTCGTAGCTCCAGTAAAGAAACCGACGCTGCTTATTAAAAGCGCGAGTATACCACTGATACTTCCGGTAATCAGCTTTTGTCTTCTATTCAGAAGATCACTATCTTTGTTAAAAATCGTACGATAAATAAAATATACTGCTACAAAAATAAATTCGTAGTAGCTGAAATAAAAGTTAGCGTGCAGCGTTAATGCAACAGCGACAATAAATAACAGCGGCTTTCTTTCTCTGAAAAGTCGTTCCAGACCAAAAATGGTCATCGGTAGCCATAGCATTACATCACTGAAGAAACTCCATGTGAAGGTGAAGAAATAGTAAGCGGTTGACCAGCCATATATAAAACTCCCAGTGAAAGCTGCATATCGATTTATATTCATATATCTCAGAAATTTATAAGTGACAAAGAATATAAGGGATAACTTAATGATTGAGATAAAGATTTGATTTTTTGCCCAGAATACTGGATCTGTTACATCATAAGGTAAAAACAGATCTCCGATATAAACACAGATAAAATTTAGATAAGTCAGGGGAGAAGTGGCGTAGTAATAGGATAGACTTTTAAAGAAGTCTCCGCCAATTCCAAAATCCATATCATAGAAGAAGTGGAAATTTGAAAACTTATTGTACAGATACATTTGAAAAGGAAGCATCTGTGCAATTCCGTCACCTTTACCTGTAAATAATGTCCCGCGGTCAAACATACGATAAAGGACAACACTATGTGCAATAAGAGCACATAGTATTGAGCCAAGCAGTATTGAAATATTTGGATAACGCTTAAATCTTTGTTTCATCTTTTGTTAACCTCGTAAATTTAATATAGAGTACAGCAAGGATGATTCCTAGAAGTGATAATAATATCATGAGATAAAAATATGGTGGTGTATATTTAAGAACGACTTCCTTTGTATCTTTAGTGACTGGGATCGTCGATATTATATAATTGCCACGCTTCACTTCAGTTTTCTGACCATCCACGTAAGCTTTCATACCTTCTCGATATACGATAGGAACGACCATTGTGCCATCTTTAGAAGATTTTAGTCTGATGGTCATCTTATTACCTTCATCTTTGAACGTATAATCGATAGCTTTGTCTGCATCATTCAGATGTTTATAATCTTCACCGTAGATACCATTAATCTTCAACTTATAGGTGCCTGGTGTCAGACCGATAAGAATCTTACCGTTTTCTGGTGACTTTACACGGTAGAGTAAGTCATCATAATGTGTACGATATTTACTTGTCTGAAAGAGTCGATTGTTGGCATATTTGTTCACATTGATCTGATGATTCGTAATCGGTGAAATAATTTCTACATGCATATCAACATAGAAATCTTTATATTTTTGTTGTAAGTCTTTAGGAATTTCGATGATTAACCCACCACTTGGAGGATCAACCTTAAGTTTTTCATTTTGAGCGAGCCAGTTTGAACCGCTAGTTTTGACTTGTACTTTATCGATTAAATTTTTATTCTTCTTAAAAGGATAACTTGTAGGTTCATCTTCTGAAATGATTCCTTCAATCATTGCATGTTCTCGGTCAATAATTTCAGAGACATCATTCGTATTGACAAACTTATCCGTAATTCTGACAAAAGGAATCGGTTTTGTATTTTCGTATACTTTATATTTTCCGTCATTCTGAATAAGTTTAAAGTTTTCAGGTACGTCAGTCTGATACGCTTTACGAACAAGATATTTTACATTGAATAATGATTCAAGGTTGCTTCTTGACTGAAAAGTGGAATAGCGACTCACTGATTCTTCCTTAAGATTAATCTTCATGTCCTTAAAATAAAAATCAACTAAAGCACCGTCGAATATACTTGAATATAGACTTACACCTTTAAATCCTTGATACATCGGTGTATTATCCTGCTCCAGCACACGCCAGTCAATGCGTTCATCAGCTTTTGTCTTTCGTTTTAACTGATCGATTATATGCTGTTGCAGCGGTGAATCATAGACACTGGATTCAATATAGCTCATCTTCGCTCGGTCATTGATACCTGGATTATAGTTATCCAGTTTATTATGTACACGAATGATGTCCCAGTTGAAGATAAGAATCACGATAATCATAGCAATATACAGCATTTGCTGATGTTTCTTATCCTTTACGATCAATACAAAGAATCCGATGATAATGATGATCGGTATAATGTATATCCAGCTCACTGCTTTATGAATCATGAAATGACTCGTGAACACTATTATTATTCCTGGAACAATGGAGAGCAGATATTGTCTTATCGATATTGTTCTAAAGCGCATAATATACATGCCGATCAGACCGCTTGTAAAGAATGATATTAAGTAATGCCAGCGTTTTTGCGGAGCACTGAATCCATTGAATACAGAATCGATAAATGGTGTAAAGCTTAAACACATGAAGATAATAGACATTATGCTAAAGAATCGGTAAAAATAACTGTCATATAATTTAAAGGTAAAGAGGGCCTGTACCGCTAAGAACAATACTATGACCAAATAATTATCATAGAAGATATTCGCATTCTGATCGAAAGGATCAAAAAGAGGAATACCCGCTTTATATGGCGCACGTTCATTTTGAAGGAAGCTCTTAACGCCATAGAAGAAGAACATACTGCTGATCAATATTCCGATGACTGACATAATGACGAAATGAAACCACTGTGTCTTACGCAATACGGCATCATATTGTGATCTGAATATATTCCTTGCAATAAAATAGATAAGTCCAGCAAGGAGATGGTAATATGCAAAATAGAAATTATTGATGAATATCAGCGCAACGGCAATAATAAATATAGAACGTTTCTTATTCTGTATAAAATATTCAATCCCAAGCAACATAAATGGTAAGAAAATAAAGACATCGCTAAAAAATGACCAGTATAATGTAAATCTGAAGTAAATTGCAGATATGACAAATAAAAACGCTGCAAGCATTGCTGACGTATCGTTTAATCGAATTTTCCTGAAGTATAGATAACTGATACTTATCGCCAGTGCCGATTTAAATATAGATACATAAAAAGCATTCTTTGCCCAGAAACTGATGCTATCTGTTTTAAAATTGAAGAACAGATCAAGTATCCAGACGAAAATGATGTTGATGTAGTAAATGATATTTGTTGAATAGTAATATGATAGGTCGGTAAAATAGTCGCCGCCAAGACCGAAATCCATACTATAGAACAGTTCTCCTTTAATAAATTTCTGATAGAGATAGAGCTGCATCGGCAGCATCTGTTCTAATCCGTCATTAGGACCTGTGAATATTGTTCCGTCCTTTAAAAATCGATAAATATAAAAACTATGTCCAAAAATAGCGAGTAGCAATGCAATCAATGGAATAAATACTTTTCTGTTGTTTTTCATCATTTACTCCTTTGTTAAGATATAGGTTGTAACTAAATATGTAACTGGTATCGTAAAGATTAATGCAGGAAATGGCGCATAAACTTTATCGATATGTAATAGTTCTACAAAAATATAGAGCAGTAATGTCTGTACTCCCATATTTACGATTTGGGTTAACGGAAACTGAATGAATTTTTTAATAGTGGGTTTAACTTTATAAACAAAATAGCAGTTTAAAAAGTATGAAATAATGAATGAAACGAGAAATCCTGTTAAATGACTCGTTATATAACTCAAACTTAAAAACTTTAATAACAGCAAATAGACAATGTAATAATTCAGCGTATTTAATACGCCTACAATAATAAACTTTATAAGCCTGCCGTATCGCTCTATCATGCGCGCTTTCTCACTTTCTCCTGGAAATCACTCTCGTCGATATTAGTATCACTGATAATATAATGCGGTCGGCCTTTCGTTTCATAATAGATACGTCCGATATATTCTCCGATTATTCCAAGTCCAAATAATTGAACAGAACCGAGAAACAATACGGATGCAATGATTGTGAAATAACCAGGTGACTCTACGCCATGGCGCATTATCTGTATGAATGTGATTAATATATAGAGTAAGCATAACGTCATAGTGATTGCACCAAAATGGAAACACAGACGTAACGGTTTATTGTTGTAGCTGATAATTCCGTCAATTGCATAGTCAACCAGTCTTTTTAGAGAAAATGAAGATTGTCCCTCAAAACGTTCGATATTTTTAAAGTTCAATGTTTTCTTGCTGAAGCCGACCCACTCAAATATCCCTTTAGAGAATCGGTTATATTCTTTCAATGAAAGGATACTGTCAATTACACGTCTTGAGATGAGACGGAAATCACCTTCACCATCCGTTAACTGAATATCAACGGCATTGTTGATTAATTTGTAGAATAACTGTGTCGGAAACTTTCTGATGGCATGTTCACCAGATCGATCTCTACGCATTACAACCTGGTCATAACCTTGTAGATAATACTGGATCATCTCAGGTATTCGTTCAGGGGGGTGCTGCAAATCTGCATCTAGTATAACAGCACAATCTCCTCTGGCAGCATTGAGCCCGGCAATCATTGCGGACTCTTTGCCAAAATTACGAGAAAATGAAATATATCTTATTTGCGGGAAAAGTAATGCCTGCTCCCTTATGATTGATAAAGAGTTATCCTTACTCCCATCGTTGATAAGTATGAGTTCGTATTTGAACTTATTGCTATGCATCACAGCATCAATCTTTTCTGTAAGCAGCTGAATAT
Above is a window of Macrococcoides canis DNA encoding:
- a CDS encoding YfhO family protein: MKQRFKRYPNISILLGSILCALIAHSVVLYRMFDRGTLFTGKGDGIAQMLPFQMYLYNKFSNFHFFYDMDFGIGGDFFKSLSYYYATSPLTYLNFICVYIGDLFLPYDVTDPVFWAKNQIFISIIKLSLIFFVTYKFLRYMNINRYAAFTGSFIYGWSTAYYFFTFTWSFFSDVMLWLPMTIFGLERLFRERKPLLFIVAVALTLHANFYFSYYEFIFVAVYFIYRTIFNKDSDLLNRRQKLITGSISGILALLISSVGFFTGATSYLMNDRTLPPFKLNPIIDMVGFYNLFYDGYYVVITAVAVIALATFVLYKHYDYRLYAILSIIFMLGSLSPYFDSFFNGFSIDQRRWIYLLVFTTSVLAALYLDKLSELNMKSFLISLIPALFIYPISAIGHEKFLIWLIYIPIFCILIGFYIYNEKRYLYILTHAVIFIMTNFFVYEYMTEQIDTLHPEKERNIEYITSKAYQSPIQNRIIDEIKAVQKPGDRIDWQTSITHNTPMLMQYNGIKLYSSIFNKDIYQFYDKDLNITMDTDSNSIYYRLGERANLNSLFNVNQIVRVNESMTIPYGYERGNLYAENDLSQKYYVYNNTNKLPFVRVTNKVYNKKDLKQPIDREHAMLNGVVLDDKGNSKIKPQRNLLKDAKPELRNATLKGNELIVNQENGGITYKLDKKKINRYKDLYVTLSIESKTATDYHYVWINEIYQSRKPLNDDYRRFNPVITLKIKATDLIDLKLKTGTYDYKLLGIYGEDYQHLKDASKNTNTHLFKKNKDKMEITLAKHKAGYVVIPVPFLEGMTAKVDGKDAQISEGNYLMTAVKVDADAKHITIKYTPPYFHLMQIISVIGMLLTFLYIRYLNRRGLET
- the rplS gene encoding 50S ribosomal protein L19 — its product is MNNKLIEAVTKEQLRTDIPAFRPGDTLKVHVRIVEGSRERIQVYEGVVIKRRGGGISETFTVRKISYGVGVERTFPVHTPKIEKIEVLRRGKVRRAKLYYLRSLRGKAARIKEIR
- a CDS encoding GtrA family protein, translating into MIERYGRLIKFIIVGVLNTLNYYIVYLLLLKFLSLSYITSHLTGFLVSFIISYFLNCYFVYKVKPTIKKFIQFPLTQIVNMGVQTLLLYIFVELLHIDKVYAPFPALIFTIPVTYLVTTYILTKE
- a CDS encoding YfhO family protein encodes the protein MKNNRKVFIPLIALLLAIFGHSFYIYRFLKDGTIFTGPNDGLEQMLPMQLYLYQKFIKGELFYSMDFGLGGDYFTDLSYYYSTNIIYYINIIFVWILDLFFNFKTDSISFWAKNAFYVSIFKSALAISISYLYFRKIRLNDTSAMLAAFLFVISAIYFRFTLYWSFFSDVFIFLPFMLLGIEYFIQNKKRSIFIIAVALIFINNFYFAYYHLLAGLIYFIARNIFRSQYDAVLRKTQWFHFVIMSVIGILISSMFFFYGVKSFLQNERAPYKAGIPLFDPFDQNANIFYDNYLVIVLFLAVQALFTFKLYDSYFYRFFSIMSIIFMCLSFTPFIDSVFNGFSAPQKRWHYLISFFTSGLIGMYIMRFRTISIRQYLLSIVPGIIIVFTSHFMIHKAVSWIYIIPIIIIIGFFVLIVKDKKHQQMLYIAMIIVILIFNWDIIRVHNKLDNYNPGINDRAKMSYIESSVYDSPLQQHIIDQLKRKTKADERIDWRVLEQDNTPMYQGFKGVSLYSSIFDGALVDFYFKDMKINLKEESVSRYSTFQSRSNLESLFNVKYLVRKAYQTDVPENFKLIQNDGKYKVYENTKPIPFVRITDKFVNTNDVSEIIDREHAMIEGIISEDEPTSYPFKKNKNLIDKVQVKTSGSNWLAQNEKLKVDPPSGGLIIEIPKDLQQKYKDFYVDMHVEIISPITNHQINVNKYANNRLFQTSKYRTHYDDLLYRVKSPENGKILIGLTPGTYKLKINGIYGEDYKHLNDADKAIDYTFKDEGNKMTIRLKSSKDGTMVVPIVYREGMKAYVDGQKTEVKRGNYIISTIPVTKDTKEVVLKYTPPYFYLMILLSLLGIILAVLYIKFTRLTKDETKI
- a CDS encoding glycosyltransferase family 2 protein, which codes for MLISLIAPIYNEEKNIQLLTEKIDAVMHSNKFKYELILINDGSKDNSLSIIREQALLFPQIRYISFSRNFGKESAMIAGLNAARGDCAVILDADLQHPPERIPEMIQYYLQGYDQVVMRRDRSGEHAIRKFPTQLFYKLINNAVDIQLTDGEGDFRLISRRVIDSILSLKEYNRFSKGIFEWVGFSKKTLNFKNIERFEGQSSFSLKRLVDYAIDGIISYNNKPLRLCFHFGAITMTLCLLYILITFIQIMRHGVESPGYFTIIASVLFLGSVQLFGLGIIGEYIGRIYYETKGRPHYIISDTNIDESDFQEKVRKRA